The Artemia franciscana chromosome 21, ASM3288406v1, whole genome shotgun sequence genome includes the window gatggagttttgttgatacctgtttaaaaatttatttgtcttaatgaaatacatattgtttatgggacagcaatgagcaactatgacttgaattgtttgttttttttttcaatatttcttttttccaaataatttttgttctctggtgacatttgtgttccttcctaagtggctggcactctaggttgagaatcctttatccaaagggcacaggtttaatttctggcattagcagtttatttggtttgggacaaaggtcagtgatgtaactctgtaagttcagccagaattggcccaaacttaacaggtttcctagagaaatctggggtcagtaagcaggaaggacatgcaaaagcataggataactggcccctagcttcctattgcacttcctgtctaaaggattacctggtcctttactaggcttctgacATAGgcataggagctttcttttaaacccattaaatataagtacaaaggaagaaatgccagtaaggtggtccttccttttcaatgaatttttgatgtacagacaacagtgtaggtcataagaattggctggtgaatgttttgcaaggtttaaaaatttagggcaattgctcaggttggcaactgagcacaaaagtaaaattttgtgaatggtttttctttgtgaatgttatatttatgtcatgtccagaattttaaagttaatcatcattgttttgttttaatttccattgccccaagactttagtgtattaaaacctacctatgtccatccattttcttttaaacagagaggagttctatgtttcctagcttcaataaatttatatgcaattttgagactagggttacaaagtaggtcaaaacttgcaagtggaactatgatatgactaattaatttgtaagaaatgtatatcaatttaaagatttaaaaaattatgtagaaaacaaacaagacaaataaataaaagtatccctttacaaccatttaattaagtgtaacaagtgtagatcatccctaagattgaaatgaacaaagcttcaagtatgaatctgttttctttaaacagactgaagggataaacctccaagctatgacaaattcaatctcacttttgatctctttccttttcaataagaactttctttagatttttttcaaccaagtaaaaacagtagggacatgatcaggtataagtgaccttccactaagcctacatacccaggggaaaattgtgcagctatactaataattggtaaattttttgttgttcatatgtttgatttacaaataaagtgaacatactccttgatgcctttttatattttttacaaacataataagtgcttcaagtacaagtttttgagctcttgaaaatgaccaaagtatactcaaatagtttttgggtataagaaagcttaaaacattggtctcaaacttactgtttcattattaatccattttttacgtattgtataatctatgagcactgattttccacaattaagttggattaataaattttacaatattatgctgtatttcttcttctttgatgccaaattttcaattaaggtacatgtttttggtcatttttgacaaaataatgtatgtttttcactgccaaaatttgttaggttaagtaaggtcaaaaagtgcttaaacttgaactagcaaaataagcaattattaaatttgtaaagaacatacaaaaaggcatcaagtggtatattcactttatttgtaaataaaatatgaacaacaagaaattcacctctaacatgcctaatttgcaaacatatagcccaaattatatatttccaatgttttctgccaccttttacttgtttttccagttcttgttttgccacagttgtctcaattaacaggtactagggttgagggatggattggcagaatcaatagaaaatatgtaatttcagctatatatttccatattaggagggctggggctaaagtagagcaggcagtggcgccatttgggggggggcaggggggggccatggccccccctgatttctggaggggcccaatttcaaccacgtaattctttgtttattcgtccttgttctacttttttctcttttttttttaccgtatttctactgtgaattattactaaatagcaaattcaagatactcgacgattattgcatttcaagaaagtatcctgtttttgccgttctctctaattaatttatggtcacccttttggcagGGGTTTGTAAAGTAAAGTCCTTCCTGGGCTCGGGTGCTTCTGTGACATTGAAGTCTCTCCAGTGATTAATGAATCCCGTCAGTCGGCACATTTATGTGTAGGCTAACATCTGGAAATTTCTGGAAAAACAATCTGGAAATTGGGTATCCAGACCAGggtttgtatttagtttctcgttacccttcatcaaataaagaacCGTGAAACAGTGTTAAGTTGTGTTCAAGTTCAAATCGGATTATTGAAACATGAGTTCATCCGGTGCGAgtggtgcaaaaaaaaggaaaataaaagcccaaaggaaagaagaagaaataaagatgcaacgacgattggcttcgtttttcaaaccgactgtaagtaaatctaccacattttaaattttgtcctattGCGTCAGGAAGTACCGATCTCGCGGAATTGCCAGAAATCCGGATCCACCCCAAGTCCCCCACAGTGCCCCCATAGAGGAGGGGGTCTTCCCCCTCCTCTACACCATTCTCTTCATGCTTAAGTTTTTCAGCATTTGTAAAAAAGTTACttactgttttaataaaacgccctttgtgtttgaggagtcatttttaaagaattgggacaaaatttaaactttaggataaagagcgcagtgttgaggaggaggcaacccccctcgtatatgtaataattcttgttatttttaagttttaataatgctccttaatttcagttgaaaaactgtttttctatttaatttctgatcattttttaaataaagccaggAAGTCTGGcttcacctccacggagaaatcccccttggaaacatcctctgaacaatacaatcctggttaaaatttactgggacaattacccttaacacttCCAAGCGTGAAATTGAGCCAGTAAatagaaagcaagatatataaagaaattttgtataggaattttgtactaaaaaaaaaaattagcgtaaagagcgaggtattgacgaaagggtgaaccttctcatatgtaataatttcttttcgttttaagtttcaatcctgctccttactttgagttgaagaaacttttttttcatttaatttcttattctttttttaataatgcttggaaatccagtgcccccttgatcgaaaattcagctcccctatgaaaagtttctccatggaaagatcctcctacataaccTCCTCTGCTCGAGCtgcccccccaccagaaaaaaactgaaaatgtttgtatacttcgcaattacctatactatttataaaaaaaactatttataaaaaagggcaaagtcCACAAATTGAACACCTTCCCCCAGAGACTTTGGACAATTAAGGCAtctttaaagacatatttattaaatttttaaatatattaaacaaaatggctgtttcaaaattttgatcaggtgacttagGGTAAAAAGAgggtgggatggggcctagttgctctccaaatttttttcatttgaaaaagggcactagaacttttaatttacctttgaatgagccctcttgcgatattctaggacaactgggtcaatacgatcacccctggaaaaaaaataacacgcgtccttgatctttcttctggcaagaaaatccaaaattcgtcattttagcagataggagcttgaaactcctgcaGTAAAGTTCAGTGATGCGCTGAATTAAATGGTGATATTTTTGTTAAggttatattactttcaggggggggggggtgttttccccttttttcggacataagacaaattttctcaggctcgtaacttttgatgggtaaaactaaatttgatacaacttatatatttgaaattagcgtacaaatctgattcttttgatgcatctataggtatcaaaattccgtgttttagagtttcggttactattgagccgtgtcgcttttttacttgaagttcgttaccacgaactaattGATTATAGCTTCGTAGTTgaattgattatgttttttgttgttgcttgctctaaattttgtgttgttttctatGTTAATTATGTACAATTCACGTCCTGGTAAAAGAAGTAACTGGGACatcacttttaatttgtttttaattaaaacttgattACTCTGTAGGATAGTGATGCTGGGACGTCAAGGGACAACCCATCGGCAACCGAGGTTTTACCGAGAAACGAGCAGACCCTGGACGTGAGACTCATTTCTGAGGAGACAAACCTGCGCGAACCACAAACGGAGGAAATGGCTTCCAGAACGATCAGCACCGATTTGTCCGTGAACCCGTATGATAACCCCTGCCAACCAGTTTTGACTGACTATCCCGCCACTACCATCGGGAATCGCAAACGAAAATTTAACAGCTCCTATTTCTTGAAATACCCATGGCTCGAATATTCGAAAGAACAGGACTCGGTGTTCTGTTTCAATTGCCGACATTTCAGTGGATCCTCGCTAAGATCAGGCGAAAGGTATGGAGCTAGAGCATTCATTGATATAGGATTTAGAAAGTGGAAAGACATTTCTGAACTGATACGGCAGCACGAAAACAGCGACCGACACAAAGCATGTACCATTTCTTTGACTCAGTTTAAAGCTATTGAGACGGAGGCGGCCGAATCTGTTGCGTCATGCCTCTCCAAAGAACGCGAAAAAGAAATACTAGAGAATAGACAGTACGTAAAAGCTCTACTAAAAACTACAGCATTACTTGGACGGCAAGGTCTTGCGTTTCGTGGCCATGATGAAGGGGAGTCTAGTGCCAATCAAGGGAATTTCGTAGAGACAGTACATCTTTTAACAGAAATCAACCCTGACTTGATGAAAAACTCTCGTAAGGCCTATGGCCATTACATGTCACACGAGTACCAAAACGACTACATTGAGGTCATaggaaatgaaatcaaaagttctatcgCGAAAGAAGTcagagaagcaaaatattttgccgtTCTTGTTGACGAGACAAAAGACCTCTCGAAAAAGGAACAACTCGCGATCTTAGTGCGCTATGTTCATGAcctgaaaatcaaagaaagggCCATAGGTTGCTACCACATGCGCAAGGTTGACGCTGAGAGTTTGGCCGACTTCATTTACAACGAAATAAAGGGTATCGGCCTTGACTGGTCAAAGTGTGTTGGACAGTGCTATGACGGGGCCAGTGTAATGAGCGGACACTTTTCAGGAGTACAGGCCCGTCTCCGGGAAAAAGCACCACAAGCGGTGTACACACACTGTCATTCCCATAGACTTAACCTTGTCATTGGCGATTGTatgcagaaaatacaaagaatttcatcagtattttcagttttgcaaaCAGTTTACAGTTTCGTCTCCAACAGCAACACTCGATACCAGTTGTTCGTCGAAGCCCAGAAAACTGCCAATGTGCCTGTGCTAACGCTTGAAAGGACAGTAGTGACACGTTGGTCTTACTGGTATAGATCAGTGGCTAAGATCCTGGTTAGATATGACTGCATACTCGCAGTTCTGTCAGTAGTTCAAGAATCTTCTGACAGGGAGGCAGCGGCAGAAGCTACGGGCCTTAAGAACCAGCTAGAGTCGTTTCCCTTCATATTCAGTTTGCATGTCATTCACGAAGTTCTTGCAGTGATAAACCCTCTTTCTGAACAACTACAGGCAGCAGATCTGGTCATCTCAGAAGCTTGCACTTTGATCAGTGCAACAAAGAACGAACTGAGGAAAATGCGTGATGACGAGTATTTTCGTGTCCTATACGGCAAGTCTAAAGAGATGGCCATTAATGTCGGAGCTGATCTGTCGGAAACAAGTGCTCTCTCTTCAGCCATACCTGTTAAATCAAAACGAGTTCAGAAGATATCCGGAAGACTAAGAGACTATTTGACGACA containing:
- the LOC136040583 gene encoding zinc finger MYM-type protein 1-like, yielding MSSSGASGAKKRKIKAQRKEEEIKMQRRLASFFKPTDSDAGTSRDNPSATEVLPRNEQTLDVRLISEETNLREPQTEEMASRTISTDLSVNPYDNPCQPVLTDYPATTIGNRKRKFNSSYFLKYPWLEYSKEQDSVFCFNCRHFSGSSLRSGERYGARAFIDIGFRKWKDISELIRQHENSDRHKACTISLTQFKAIETEAAESVASCLSKEREKEILENRQYVKALLKTTALLGRQGLAFRGHDEGESSANQGNFVETVHLLTEINPDLMKNSRKAYGHYMSHEYQNDYIEVIGNEIKSSIAKEVREAKYFAVLVDETKDLSKKEQLAILVRYVHDLKIKERAIGCYHMRKVDAESLADFIYNEIKGIGLDWSKCVGQCYDGASVMSGHFSGVQARLREKAPQAVYTHCHSHRLNLVIGDCMQKIQRISSVFSVLQTVYSFVSNSNTRYQLFVEAQKTANVPVLTLERTVVTRWSYWYRSVAKILVRYDCILAVLSVVQESSDREAAAEATGLKNQLESFPFIFSLHVIHEVLAVINPLSEQLQAADLVISEACTLISATKNELRKMRDDEYFRVLYGKSKEMAINVGADLSETSALSSAIPVKSKRVQKISGRLRDYLTTTTIGKHNIDSESTTTEDKMRREFYEVLDRVLNEFEERFSVQLPVLEATRCLNPKSTDFMDSDLLFVIATYFDQAGIDTMQLKCQALIARAFVSQLLQKPANALDVFEQLGGLKEAYSELLKVVRVVLTLPLTTCSNERFFSVLTFVKDYLRTTMENERLSHLLLIFSEKAAVKELNFEKLVDDFAKMKQRRYPLLK